In Balaenoptera musculus isolate JJ_BM4_2016_0621 chromosome 19, mBalMus1.pri.v3, whole genome shotgun sequence, one genomic interval encodes:
- the ADM5 gene encoding putative adrenomedullin-5-like protein → MTAHILLLLLLASSTLGYPDSAGRRPRHQVSQLRGHLCSLGTCQTHRLPEIIYWLRSASTKELSGKAGRKPQDPHSYGRRRRRAARLLLRLQDPSLRQGGQLSAQLAG, encoded by the exons aTGACCGCCCACATCCTCCTGCTGTTGCTCCTCGCCTCTTCTACCCTGGGGTACCCGGACTCCGCGGGCAG GCGGCCCCGGCACCAGGTCTCCCAGCTGCGCGGGCACCTCTGTTCACTGGGCACGTGCCAGACGCACCGCCTGCCAGAGATTATATACTGGCTCCGCTCTGCCTCCACCAAGGAGCTCTCAGGGAAGGCGGGCCGCAAGCCTCAGGATCCCCACAGCTATGGGCGCCGCCGGCGGCGCGCGGCCAGACTCTTGCTGCGTCTTCAGGACCCCAGCCTGCGGCAAGGAGGCCAGCTCAGTGCCCAGCTCGCTGGGTGA
- the PRMT1 gene encoding protein arginine N-methyltransferase 1 isoform X1 has product MAAAEAANCIMENFVATLANGMSLQPPLEEVSCAQAESSEKPNAEDMTSKDYYFDSYAHFGIHEEMLKDEVRTLTYRNSMFHNRHLFKDKVVLDVGSGTGILCMFAAKAGARKVIGIECSSISDYAVKIVKANKLDHVVTIIKGKVEEVELPVEKVDIIISEWMGYCLFYESMLNTVLYARDKWLAPDGLIFPDRATLYVTAIEDRQYKDYKIHWWENVYGFDMSCIKDVAIKEPLVDVVDPKQLVTNACLIKEVDIYTVKVEDLTFTSPFCLQVKRNDYVHALVAYFNIEFTRCHKRTGFSTSPESPYTHWKQTVFYMEDYLTVKTGEEIFGTIGMRPNAKNNRDLDFTIDLDFKGQLCELSCSTDYRMR; this is encoded by the exons ATGGCGGCAGCCGAGGCCGCGAACTGCATCATGGAG AATTTTGTAGCCACCTTGGCTAATGGGATGAGCCTCCAGCCGCCTCTTGAAGAA GTCTCCTGTGCCCAGGCAGAAAGCAGCGAGAAGCCCAACGCTGAGGACATGACGTCCAAAGATTACTACTTTGACTCCTATGCTCACTTTGGCATCCACGAG GAAATGCTGAAAGATGAGGTCCGCACCCTCACGTATCGAAACTCCATGTTTCACAACCGGCACCTTTTTAAAGACAAGGTGGTGCTGGACGTGGGCTCGGGCACAGGGATCCTCTGCATGTTCGCTGCCAAGGCCGGGGCCCGCAAGGTCATCGGG ATCGAGTGTTCCAGTATCTCTGATTATGCGGTGAAGATCGTCAAAGCCAACAAGTTAGACCACG TGGTGACCATCATCAAGGggaaggtggaggaggtggagctTCCGGTGGAGAAGGTGGACATCATCATCAGCGAGTGGATGGGCTACTGTCTCTTCTACGAGTCGATGCTCAACACCGTGCTCTACGCCCGGGACAAGTGGCTG GCACCTGATGGCCTCATCTTCCCGGACCGAGCCACGCTGTATGTGACGGCTATCGAGGACCGGCAGTACAAAGACTATAAGATCCACT ggtggGAGAACGTGTACGGCTTTGACATGTCTTGCATCAAAGACGTGGCCATCAAGGAGCCCCTGGTGGATGTGGTGGACCCCAAGCAGCTGGTCACCAACGCCTGCCTGATAAAG GAGGTGGACATCTACACGGTCAAGGTGGAAGACCTGACCTTCACCTCCCCCTTCTGCCTGCAAGTGAAGCGGAATGACTACGTGCATGCGCTGGTGGCCTACTTCAACATCGAGTTCACCCGCTGCCACAAGAGGACCGGTTTCTCCACCA GCCCTGAGTCCCCATACACGCACTGGAAGCAGACGGTGTTCTACATGGAGGACTACCTGACGGTGAAGACAGGAGAGGAGATCTTTGGCACCATTGGCATGCGGCCCAATGCCAAGAACAAC CGTGACCTGGACTTCACCATTGACCTGGACTTCAAAGGCCAGCTGTGTGAGCTGTCCTGTTCCACCGACTACCGGATGCGCTGA
- the PRMT1 gene encoding protein arginine N-methyltransferase 1 isoform X3: MVGVAEVSCAQAESSEKPNAEDMTSKDYYFDSYAHFGIHEEMLKDEVRTLTYRNSMFHNRHLFKDKVVLDVGSGTGILCMFAAKAGARKVIGIECSSISDYAVKIVKANKLDHVVTIIKGKVEEVELPVEKVDIIISEWMGYCLFYESMLNTVLYARDKWLAPDGLIFPDRATLYVTAIEDRQYKDYKIHWWENVYGFDMSCIKDVAIKEPLVDVVDPKQLVTNACLIKEVDIYTVKVEDLTFTSPFCLQVKRNDYVHALVAYFNIEFTRCHKRTGFSTSPESPYTHWKQTVFYMEDYLTVKTGEEIFGTIGMRPNAKNNRDLDFTIDLDFKGQLCELSCSTDYRMR, translated from the exons ATGGTAGGCGTGGCTGAG GTCTCCTGTGCCCAGGCAGAAAGCAGCGAGAAGCCCAACGCTGAGGACATGACGTCCAAAGATTACTACTTTGACTCCTATGCTCACTTTGGCATCCACGAG GAAATGCTGAAAGATGAGGTCCGCACCCTCACGTATCGAAACTCCATGTTTCACAACCGGCACCTTTTTAAAGACAAGGTGGTGCTGGACGTGGGCTCGGGCACAGGGATCCTCTGCATGTTCGCTGCCAAGGCCGGGGCCCGCAAGGTCATCGGG ATCGAGTGTTCCAGTATCTCTGATTATGCGGTGAAGATCGTCAAAGCCAACAAGTTAGACCACG TGGTGACCATCATCAAGGggaaggtggaggaggtggagctTCCGGTGGAGAAGGTGGACATCATCATCAGCGAGTGGATGGGCTACTGTCTCTTCTACGAGTCGATGCTCAACACCGTGCTCTACGCCCGGGACAAGTGGCTG GCACCTGATGGCCTCATCTTCCCGGACCGAGCCACGCTGTATGTGACGGCTATCGAGGACCGGCAGTACAAAGACTATAAGATCCACT ggtggGAGAACGTGTACGGCTTTGACATGTCTTGCATCAAAGACGTGGCCATCAAGGAGCCCCTGGTGGATGTGGTGGACCCCAAGCAGCTGGTCACCAACGCCTGCCTGATAAAG GAGGTGGACATCTACACGGTCAAGGTGGAAGACCTGACCTTCACCTCCCCCTTCTGCCTGCAAGTGAAGCGGAATGACTACGTGCATGCGCTGGTGGCCTACTTCAACATCGAGTTCACCCGCTGCCACAAGAGGACCGGTTTCTCCACCA GCCCTGAGTCCCCATACACGCACTGGAAGCAGACGGTGTTCTACATGGAGGACTACCTGACGGTGAAGACAGGAGAGGAGATCTTTGGCACCATTGGCATGCGGCCCAATGCCAAGAACAAC CGTGACCTGGACTTCACCATTGACCTGGACTTCAAAGGCCAGCTGTGTGAGCTGTCCTGTTCCACCGACTACCGGATGCGCTGA
- the PRMT1 gene encoding protein arginine N-methyltransferase 1 isoform X2, which produces MAAAEAANCIMEVSCAQAESSEKPNAEDMTSKDYYFDSYAHFGIHEEMLKDEVRTLTYRNSMFHNRHLFKDKVVLDVGSGTGILCMFAAKAGARKVIGIECSSISDYAVKIVKANKLDHVVTIIKGKVEEVELPVEKVDIIISEWMGYCLFYESMLNTVLYARDKWLAPDGLIFPDRATLYVTAIEDRQYKDYKIHWWENVYGFDMSCIKDVAIKEPLVDVVDPKQLVTNACLIKEVDIYTVKVEDLTFTSPFCLQVKRNDYVHALVAYFNIEFTRCHKRTGFSTSPESPYTHWKQTVFYMEDYLTVKTGEEIFGTIGMRPNAKNNRDLDFTIDLDFKGQLCELSCSTDYRMR; this is translated from the exons ATGGCGGCAGCCGAGGCCGCGAACTGCATCATGGAG GTCTCCTGTGCCCAGGCAGAAAGCAGCGAGAAGCCCAACGCTGAGGACATGACGTCCAAAGATTACTACTTTGACTCCTATGCTCACTTTGGCATCCACGAG GAAATGCTGAAAGATGAGGTCCGCACCCTCACGTATCGAAACTCCATGTTTCACAACCGGCACCTTTTTAAAGACAAGGTGGTGCTGGACGTGGGCTCGGGCACAGGGATCCTCTGCATGTTCGCTGCCAAGGCCGGGGCCCGCAAGGTCATCGGG ATCGAGTGTTCCAGTATCTCTGATTATGCGGTGAAGATCGTCAAAGCCAACAAGTTAGACCACG TGGTGACCATCATCAAGGggaaggtggaggaggtggagctTCCGGTGGAGAAGGTGGACATCATCATCAGCGAGTGGATGGGCTACTGTCTCTTCTACGAGTCGATGCTCAACACCGTGCTCTACGCCCGGGACAAGTGGCTG GCACCTGATGGCCTCATCTTCCCGGACCGAGCCACGCTGTATGTGACGGCTATCGAGGACCGGCAGTACAAAGACTATAAGATCCACT ggtggGAGAACGTGTACGGCTTTGACATGTCTTGCATCAAAGACGTGGCCATCAAGGAGCCCCTGGTGGATGTGGTGGACCCCAAGCAGCTGGTCACCAACGCCTGCCTGATAAAG GAGGTGGACATCTACACGGTCAAGGTGGAAGACCTGACCTTCACCTCCCCCTTCTGCCTGCAAGTGAAGCGGAATGACTACGTGCATGCGCTGGTGGCCTACTTCAACATCGAGTTCACCCGCTGCCACAAGAGGACCGGTTTCTCCACCA GCCCTGAGTCCCCATACACGCACTGGAAGCAGACGGTGTTCTACATGGAGGACTACCTGACGGTGAAGACAGGAGAGGAGATCTTTGGCACCATTGGCATGCGGCCCAATGCCAAGAACAAC CGTGACCTGGACTTCACCATTGACCTGGACTTCAAAGGCCAGCTGTGTGAGCTGTCCTGTTCCACCGACTACCGGATGCGCTGA